One Rhododendron vialii isolate Sample 1 chromosome 2a, ASM3025357v1 genomic region harbors:
- the LOC131311506 gene encoding uncharacterized protein LOC131311506 has translation MQEECDNYKDSRSKPKNHHVAGSKAFYKVKNHLKKKNNGINPDLSETWKKTHYSKKRKCWTDGSETVYKKLKDVQDQAMANGSVPLTDEELSCTVFGPKPGYIPTWFRTWSQA, from the exons atgcaagaagaATGTGACAATTACAAGGATAGTCGATCTAAGCCCAAGAATCACCATGTTGCTGGATCAAAGGCTTTCTACAAGGTCAAAAATCATTTG aaaaagaaaaacaatggcATAAATCCTGACCTTTCTGAGACTTGGAAGAAGACTCATTACagcaaaaagagaaaatgttggACAGATGGTTCAGAAACCGTATAT aaaaagttaaaagatgTTCAGGATCAAGCGATGGCAAATGGATCTGTTCCTTTGACAGATGAGGAGCTCTCATGTACAGTCTTTGGACCCAAACCAGGATACATACCTACGTGGTTTAGGACATGGTCCCAAGCCTAG